A region from the Vicia villosa cultivar HV-30 ecotype Madison, WI linkage group LG3, Vvil1.0, whole genome shotgun sequence genome encodes:
- the LOC131659011 gene encoding uncharacterized protein LOC131659011: protein MESINVVVDDEHKQADVTYDVGTFWEHAAEESKKEDDCSPTIAKAEAESSNKGPSIRVQKDHPSELIIGDPNSGVVTRSREQSKYAKNIVKKFGIENASHKRTPTPTHLKLSKDEKGTNVDQSLYRSMIGSLLYLTTSRPDIAFAVGTSPSKNTTPRSETASDSRAPNMVGDQDVVLDVVPLNSVPAIDPVGSIPIKMHARKSTGGSIPETFSARDKEGTAYVHNAIAGLVTRILNEGHKVEGISVPLAQAPAPENNKDNQVDASKDRVDVETSETNNVEGSDAKDVEASEDKDAEILETEKAEEVTATSPKEKATRPTDNTNDVVDLDNLDDPIDIADDDLISSISNRVKARRGKQVDDQHPPKTKVAPLKNATKENIKKVSAESSRTESKVAVKKRKERSVSDSEDNVLSDVPDIPSKKKIAVTKSSTKVRDVPLDNIYLHYASNAIQWKFVYQRRLALERELANDALECQEVMKLIKSAGLLKTVTHFSKCYEMLVKEFIVNLSQDCADGRTEDFHKVYVRRKCIDFSPTVINLYLGRDAEAQPELEVTDNEVCKVITGGKVKKWPIKSKLSASLLNVRYALLHKIGAANWVPTNHTSTIAVGLGRFIYAVGTKTKFDYGTYIFDQTMRHVGTSATKLPIAFPSLICGIILKQHPGILKAKDSICKRESALSFHYKLLQRSDDITSAGTSQPSKSVNKTFLIAELKETCKELDNRKMKLEKLIQSLEQSADDDHAGGSDGDNMDEDKGADSGDEEEAEDGEGTEDTGSSDADEETSGSSDEETDGSDN from the exons ATGGAATCCATaaatgtggtggttgatgatgaaCACAAACAAGCAGATGTCACATATGATGTTGGAACATTCTGGGAACACGCAGCTGAAGAATCTAAGAAAGAAGATGATTGCAGCCCCACTATTGCAAAAGCTGAAGCTGAATCCTCTAACAAAGGACCATCTATAAGAGTTCAAAAAGATCATCCtagtgaacttattataggagatcccAACAGTGGAGTtgttacaaggtcaagagaacaG agcaagtatgccaAAAACATTGTCAAAAAATTTGGGATAGAGAATGCTAGTCACAAAAGAACACCTACACCTACTCATTTAAaattgtccaaagatgaaaagggcaCAAATGTTGATCAAAGCTTGtatagaagcatgataggaagcctGCTGTATCTCACAACTAGTAGGCCTGATATTGCTTTTGCTGTTGGG ACCTCTCCCTCAAAGAACACTACTCCTCGCTCTGAAACTGCATCCGACTCTAGGGCACCAAATATGGTAGGTGATCAAGATGTTGTACTGgatgttgtgccattgaactcGGTCCCAGCCATTGATCCTGTTGGTAGTATACCAataaagatgcatgcaagaaaatcaactggtGGGTCTATTCCAGAAACGTTCTCTGCTAGGGATAAAGAAGGGACTGCTTATGTCCACAATGCAATCGCAGGCCTTGTcacaagaatcttgaatgaaggtcACAAGGTAGAAGGAATATCTGTCCCTTTAGCCCAAGCTCCTGCTCCTGAGAACAACAAAGATAATCAGGTTGATGCTAGCAAGGATCGTgttgatgttgagacatctgaaaCCAACAATGTTGAAGGCTCTGATGCTAAAGATGTTGAAGCATCTGAAGATAAAGATGCGGAGATTCTTGAAAcagagaaagctgaagaagtcACTGCTACTTCTCCTAAAGAGAAGGCTACTCGCCCTACTGACAATACAAATGATGTGGTGGATCTAGATAATCTTGATGATCCTATTGacattgctgatgatgacctcatctccagcaTTTCCAACAGAGTCAAGGCTCGAAGGGGAAAGCAGGTTGATGATCAACATCCTCCCAAGACAAAGGTTGCTCCTCTAAAGAATGCCACCAAAGAAAATATCAAGAAGGTCTCTGCTGAGTCATCAAGAACTGAGAGCAAGGTTGctgtgaagaagagaaaagaaagaagtgttTCTGACTCCGAAGACAATGTCctaagtgatgtccctgacatcccttcaaagaagaagattgctgtcaCAAAATCCTCCACAAAGGTCCGTGATGTTCCCTTGGACAACATTTATCTGCACTATGCTTCAAATGCTATCCAGTGGAAGTTTGtttatcaaagaaggctggctcTGGAAAGAGAACTTGCAAATGATGCTCTAGAATGTCAAGAGGTCATGAAGCTCATCAAATCTGCAGGTTTGCTTAAAACTGTTACTCATTTTTCTAAATGCTATGAAATGCTCGTGAAGGAATTTATAGTGAATTTGTCTCAAGATTGTGCTGATGGAAGAACTGAGGATTTTCATAAggtgtatgttagaagaaaatgtATAGATTTTTCCCCTACTGTTATCAACCTCTATCTAGGTAGAGATGCtgaggctcaacctgagcttgaagtaactgaCAATGAAGTATGCAAAGTTATCACTGGTGGTAAGGTTAAGAAATGGCCCATAAAGAGTAAATTGTCTGCTAGTCTTTTGAATGTCAGGTATGCCTTGCTGCACAAAATTGGTGCTGCAAACTGGGTGCCTACCAATCACACttctaccattgctgttggccTAGGTAGATTCATATATGCTGTGGGAACCAAGACAAAATTTGACTATGGGACCTACATATTTGATCAAACTATGAGGCATGTTGGTACTTCTGCTACCAAGCTACCCATTGCTTTTCCATCCCTGATATGTGGGATAATCCTCAAGCAACACCCTGGAATTCTGAAAGCTAAAGATTCTATATGTAAAAGGGAGAGTGCTTTGTCATTTCACTATAAGCTGCTCCAAAGGTCAGATGACAtaacatctgctgggacatcacaACCCAGCAAGTCTGTGAACAAAACCTTTCTCATTGCTGAGCTGAAAGAGACTTGTAAGGAGTTGGACAAcaggaagatgaagcttgaaaaGCTCATTcaaagtcttgagcagtctgcAGATGATGATCATGCTGGTGGAAGCGATGGTGACAATATGGATGAAGACAAGGGTGCTGATAGTGGTGATGAGGAAGAGGCCGAGGATGGTGAGGGTACTGAAGATACTGGGAGTAGTGATGCTGATGAAGAGACTAGTGGCTCTAGTGATGAAGAGACTGATGGTTCTGACAATTAG